The Phragmitibacter flavus genome includes a region encoding these proteins:
- a CDS encoding PulJ/GspJ family protein produces MPASPVIRRVRSGDARGFTLLELMIAMAILAVIMTLFTIMFTGTSKAWLNGEGHAERRRNVRAIADFIGTELQGALLPVAQSTGGAPANLQFIINPPVDRLSADYRNADCIFWQAPLARETSFGEIAQVGYFVKWENAVPMLCRFFVNPSVKIDGVLKPNPQFLIYQDANPDLWVSSSVVDEVVKPADVDAGYKGLFAEYVLGLWIRSFGLDGVELPREYDSRVGYNCQFPTTGGGTVTEQRRLPATVQVSLAQIDSRYASRLAVVADDMRELSRETNTRDAAQFLNRLETASANREDLKRLLPGIRIYTTQVQLQNAR; encoded by the coding sequence ATGCCAGCATCGCCCGTTATTAGAAGAGTCCGAAGCGGGGATGCGCGTGGTTTCACTCTGTTGGAGTTGATGATTGCGATGGCCATTCTGGCGGTGATCATGACGTTGTTTACGATCATGTTCACCGGCACATCCAAGGCGTGGTTGAACGGTGAGGGGCATGCGGAGCGGCGGAGGAATGTTCGCGCGATTGCGGATTTTATCGGGACAGAATTGCAGGGGGCGTTGCTGCCGGTAGCCCAATCGACGGGTGGCGCTCCGGCGAATCTTCAGTTCATCATCAATCCACCGGTCGACCGGCTATCGGCGGACTATCGCAATGCCGATTGCATCTTCTGGCAGGCACCTTTGGCTCGGGAAACCAGTTTCGGGGAGATCGCTCAGGTGGGGTATTTTGTGAAGTGGGAGAACGCGGTGCCGATGTTGTGCCGGTTTTTCGTGAATCCTTCGGTGAAGATTGATGGCGTGCTGAAACCAAATCCGCAATTTCTTATCTATCAGGATGCCAATCCAGATTTGTGGGTAAGTTCCAGCGTGGTGGATGAGGTGGTCAAGCCGGCAGATGTGGACGCAGGTTACAAAGGACTGTTTGCGGAATATGTGCTGGGACTTTGGATACGGTCGTTTGGATTGGACGGTGTTGAGCTGCCGAGGGAGTATGACTCACGAGTGGGATATAACTGCCAGTTCCCGACGACGGGTGGTGGGACGGTGACGGAGCAGCGTCGACTTCCAGCCACGGTGCAGGTTTCCCTGGCTCAAATTGATTCGAGATATGCGTCCCGCCTCGCCGTGGTGGCAGATGACATGAGGGAGCTCTCCCGGGAGACGAATACGAGGGATGCGGCGCAGTTCCTCAACCGGCTCGAAACGGCTTCGGCAAATCGCGAAGACCTCAAGCGATTGCTTCCGGGCATCCGCATTTACACCACTCAAGTTCAGCTCCAGAACGCCCGATGA
- a CDS encoding pilus assembly FimT family protein, which produces MRNTIHRVIPACARAFSLLELVVVMALIALLVAIATPAMAALVGSTGLTAAGNLVTHLAAQARQMAMTKNTVTALAVLGDLGVEDDFRTLAIMEYDASNGWTQATPWQALPSGVLVDFADRRTCTFVSQAGVPLPLAPEDAASGSLPFDYQGVALSSATCALRVFLPNGGLHDSESPARIRLVEGVKQGAVMKYRNTTSDGSPGNFYDVSLIGATGLAKINRP; this is translated from the coding sequence ATGCGTAATACCATCCACCGCGTTATTCCTGCTTGTGCCAGAGCGTTCTCGTTGCTGGAGTTGGTTGTGGTAATGGCGTTGATTGCACTTCTGGTCGCGATCGCGACTCCTGCCATGGCGGCACTGGTGGGATCGACCGGACTGACGGCTGCTGGAAATCTGGTAACCCATCTTGCGGCGCAGGCGAGGCAGATGGCGATGACGAAGAACACGGTAACCGCGCTGGCGGTGCTGGGGGATTTGGGGGTGGAGGACGATTTTCGCACTTTGGCGATCATGGAATACGATGCATCGAATGGCTGGACCCAGGCCACGCCATGGCAGGCGCTGCCTTCGGGGGTGTTGGTGGATTTTGCGGATCGCCGCACCTGCACGTTTGTTTCTCAAGCGGGAGTGCCGTTGCCGTTGGCTCCAGAGGATGCGGCATCGGGGTCGTTGCCTTTCGACTATCAAGGGGTCGCTCTTTCCAGTGCCACATGTGCGTTGAGGGTGTTTTTGCCGAACGGAGGTTTGCATGATTCGGAGAGTCCGGCGCGCATCCGACTGGTGGAGGGGGTCAAGCAGGGAGCAGTGATGAAATATCGGAATACCACGAGTGATGGATCGCCCGGGAATTTTTATGATGTGTCACTCATTGGAGCGACAGGGCTTGCCAAAATCAACCGCCCCTGA
- a CDS encoding LysM peptidoglycan-binding domain-containing protein, whose protein sequence is MHSLNIPIYSIAVAFSLAASLPAASSQTKNPVSKTSGPVQHKVAKGETMWSIAQKHQTSVGEIMEHNRLQSHVVREGMNLKIPSREAVKPITSTTSNNTSNTPRPTTRESIHVVKSGETFWTIAEKYKINPQALAQANPNINPNRLHPDMEVTVPPAQIASSAQKTTPQTTAKPTRTNPTPPVVAASGEHILEQGETFYSISKKRGIKLADLVAANPTLKPERLKPGTKINLPGGTANSTKPQPTLTSSQTPKPATTAPKTTTASSKRHTVGEGDSIASIAEKHSISTDLLLKQNRLTESDSIYIGDVLTIPTTASGTTPTQQKTASTTTPTTNTTASNTSKPTTATEAPSPATVETSPVKPKANAPLHVAEDGSIRSYIVSHGETDETICEAFGITKKELFEHNKLSQGTQLRPGDEIMIPATTKKTVVSR, encoded by the coding sequence ATGCACTCGCTCAACATCCCTATCTATTCGATCGCGGTTGCTTTCTCCCTGGCTGCATCCCTTCCCGCAGCCAGTTCCCAAACCAAAAATCCGGTCTCCAAAACGTCCGGTCCTGTTCAGCACAAGGTCGCCAAAGGCGAAACCATGTGGAGCATTGCCCAGAAACACCAGACCAGCGTCGGCGAAATCATGGAGCACAATCGTCTCCAGTCCCATGTCGTTCGCGAAGGCATGAACCTGAAAATCCCTTCCCGGGAAGCTGTCAAACCGATCACTTCGACCACCTCTAACAACACCTCTAACACCCCACGACCCACGACCCGCGAGTCCATTCACGTGGTGAAATCCGGCGAAACTTTCTGGACCATCGCCGAGAAATACAAAATCAATCCACAGGCCCTTGCGCAGGCCAATCCCAACATCAATCCCAACCGACTCCATCCCGATATGGAGGTGACCGTTCCGCCTGCCCAGATTGCCTCTTCCGCACAGAAGACCACGCCACAAACCACTGCGAAACCCACCCGCACCAATCCCACACCACCGGTCGTGGCTGCCAGCGGTGAACACATTCTTGAACAAGGAGAGACCTTCTACTCCATCAGCAAAAAGCGCGGCATCAAACTCGCCGACCTTGTCGCGGCGAATCCGACCCTCAAACCAGAACGCCTCAAACCCGGCACCAAGATCAACCTACCCGGCGGCACCGCCAACTCGACGAAACCCCAGCCCACCCTGACTTCGTCGCAAACACCCAAACCAGCGACCACCGCTCCGAAAACAACCACGGCCTCATCCAAACGTCACACCGTGGGCGAAGGAGACAGCATCGCCAGCATTGCCGAAAAACACTCCATCTCCACTGATCTGTTGTTGAAGCAAAACCGCCTCACCGAAAGCGACTCCATCTACATCGGCGACGTCCTCACCATCCCCACGACTGCATCCGGGACAACTCCCACCCAGCAGAAGACCGCTTCCACCACGACCCCAACAACAAACACGACCGCCAGCAACACTTCCAAACCCACAACGGCTACTGAAGCTCCAAGTCCTGCCACCGTGGAAACCTCTCCAGTAAAGCCCAAAGCCAATGCTCCCCTTCACGTTGCTGAAGATGGAAGCATTCGCTCCTACATCGTCAGCCACGGTGAAACCGACGAAACCATCTGCGAAGCTTTTGGCATCACCAAAAAAGAACTCTTTGAGCACAACAAGCTCAGCCAGGGCACCCAACTCCGCCCCGGCGATGAAATCATGATTCCTGCGACCACGAAGAAAACCGTCGTGTCGCGGTAA
- a CDS encoding alginate lyase family protein: protein MRLTVMMLGLVLVVMRMGGEDLRAQEPGTFSISPKVLMESARRLKEGDESLKPALKALVSEAERGLKAKTESVMGKEERAASGDPHDYFSIGVYWWPDPKKPDGLPWIRRDGVRNPGAREDNDASRFSRVNKWVETLGLAYYFTREEKYAAKAAEFLRVWYLNEGTRMNPHMNYAQAVPGRNDGRSTGLIEAESMMGMLDGVAMIRGSEAWTLDDGESLSGWLEQFYQWLRTSDSGLEYEKAENNHGVYHDVIATHLALYLGMKEEAEARSRAGLTRRLDAQIEADGTQPLELARTLSWSYSVFNLSAFMQLARMGESVGVDWWGHRGPKGQSLRGALDLLVPYLAEEKEWKLGKQIKKMDRKEVLPLMMRALDYEEIESYRNALEQHGTDKRERWWLAR, encoded by the coding sequence ATGCGTTTGACTGTGATGATGTTGGGGTTGGTGTTAGTGGTGATGAGGATGGGTGGCGAAGATCTGAGGGCACAGGAGCCGGGGACGTTTTCGATTTCGCCGAAGGTGCTGATGGAAAGTGCGCGTCGTTTGAAGGAGGGGGACGAGTCGCTGAAACCAGCTTTGAAGGCGTTGGTAAGCGAGGCGGAACGGGGATTGAAGGCGAAGACGGAGTCGGTGATGGGCAAGGAGGAGCGGGCGGCCAGTGGGGATCCGCACGATTATTTCAGCATCGGGGTTTACTGGTGGCCGGACCCGAAGAAGCCGGACGGGCTTCCGTGGATTCGCAGGGACGGAGTGCGCAATCCGGGGGCGAGGGAGGACAATGATGCGTCGCGGTTCAGCCGGGTGAACAAGTGGGTTGAGACGCTGGGTTTGGCGTATTATTTTACTCGTGAGGAGAAGTATGCGGCGAAGGCGGCGGAGTTTTTACGGGTGTGGTATTTGAATGAGGGGACGCGGATGAATCCACACATGAACTATGCGCAGGCAGTGCCGGGAAGGAATGATGGGCGAAGCACGGGGCTGATTGAGGCGGAGTCGATGATGGGGATGTTGGACGGAGTGGCGATGATCCGGGGCTCGGAGGCCTGGACGCTGGATGATGGAGAGTCGTTAAGCGGTTGGTTGGAGCAATTTTATCAGTGGCTGCGGACGAGCGACAGCGGGCTGGAATACGAGAAGGCGGAGAACAATCACGGGGTCTATCATGACGTGATCGCGACGCATCTGGCTTTGTATCTGGGCATGAAAGAGGAGGCGGAAGCGAGGTCCCGGGCTGGGCTGACGCGAAGGCTGGATGCGCAGATTGAGGCGGATGGAACGCAGCCGCTGGAGCTGGCGCGGACGTTGTCGTGGTCGTATTCGGTCTTTAACTTGAGCGCGTTTATGCAACTCGCACGGATGGGGGAGTCCGTGGGGGTGGACTGGTGGGGGCACCGGGGTCCGAAGGGGCAAAGCTTGCGTGGGGCGTTGGATCTGTTGGTGCCTTATCTGGCTGAGGAAAAGGAATGGAAACTCGGAAAGCAGATCAAGAAGATGGATCGGAAAGAGGTGCTGCCGTTGATGATGCGAGCGTTGGACTACGAAGAGATTGAGTCTTATCGAAATGCGTTGGAGCAACACGGAACAGACAAGCGTGAGCGTTGGTGGCTGGCGCGATGA
- a CDS encoding MSMEG_0572/Sll0783 family nitrogen starvation response protein — MPEVTIPAYKDGDVLVDYEQKVFEDIKANEGEKALVTFHGVAFEGSIGLVNTLNATRLLRKGYDTSILLYGPGVTLGFQRGFPTLGDEAFPGHLLVNKRLKTFMDEGGKIYACRFSTQALYGQTEKAFIPGIIPINPLDVLDCILTFQRANAVMIHSWNL, encoded by the coding sequence ATGCCTGAAGTCACCATCCCAGCTTACAAAGACGGCGACGTCCTCGTCGACTACGAACAAAAAGTCTTCGAAGACATCAAAGCCAACGAAGGCGAAAAAGCCCTCGTCACCTTCCACGGCGTCGCCTTCGAAGGATCCATCGGCCTCGTCAACACCCTCAACGCCACCCGCCTGCTGCGCAAAGGTTACGACACCTCCATCCTCCTTTACGGACCCGGTGTCACCCTCGGCTTCCAGCGCGGATTCCCCACCCTCGGCGACGAAGCGTTCCCCGGTCACCTTCTGGTCAACAAACGCCTCAAAACGTTTATGGACGAAGGCGGGAAAATCTACGCCTGCCGATTCTCCACCCAGGCCCTCTACGGCCAGACCGAGAAAGCCTTCATTCCCGGCATCATCCCCATCAACCCCCTCGACGTGCTCGACTGCATCCTCACCTTCCAACGTGCCAATGCCGTCATGATCCACTCCTGGAACCTTTAA
- a CDS encoding Nit6803 family nitrilase, whose protein sequence is MPSIRAAAIQIAPDLTSCEGTVDRVCKAISDAASRGVEMAVFPETFIPYYPYFSFVEPPVLQGKEHLRLYENAVEIPGWVPEVLSQQALLHNMVLCVGVNERDHGTLYNTQLIFDADGTLALKRRKITPTYHERMIWGQGDGSGLKVVNTRVGRVGALACWEHYNPLARYALMAQHEQIHCAQFPGSLVGPIFADQMEHTIKHHALESGCFVINATGWLTDEQIASVSTDPKMQKALRGGCYTAIISPEGVPLCDPITQGEGMAIADLDFALITKRKRMMDSVGHYSRPELLSLNLDPTAHTPLNTNQGDPYACSPDHHHHDDDSQFLPVDAPHPQTAAHV, encoded by the coding sequence ATGCCTTCCATTCGCGCCGCCGCCATCCAAATCGCGCCCGACCTCACCAGTTGCGAAGGCACGGTCGACCGCGTCTGTAAGGCTATCAGCGATGCCGCCTCGCGTGGCGTCGAAATGGCCGTCTTTCCCGAAACTTTCATCCCCTATTACCCCTACTTCTCCTTCGTCGAGCCTCCGGTCCTCCAAGGCAAAGAACATCTCCGACTCTACGAAAACGCCGTCGAAATCCCTGGCTGGGTCCCCGAAGTCCTCTCCCAACAAGCCCTCCTCCACAACATGGTCCTCTGCGTCGGCGTCAACGAACGCGACCACGGCACCCTCTACAACACCCAGCTCATCTTCGACGCCGACGGCACCCTCGCCCTCAAACGTCGCAAAATCACTCCCACCTATCACGAACGCATGATCTGGGGCCAGGGCGATGGCTCCGGACTCAAAGTCGTCAACACCCGCGTCGGCCGCGTCGGCGCCCTTGCCTGCTGGGAACACTACAACCCCCTCGCCCGCTACGCCCTCATGGCCCAGCACGAACAAATTCACTGCGCCCAATTCCCCGGCTCCCTCGTCGGACCCATTTTCGCCGACCAGATGGAACACACCATCAAACACCACGCCCTCGAATCCGGCTGCTTTGTCATCAACGCCACCGGCTGGCTCACCGACGAACAAATCGCCAGCGTCAGCACCGACCCCAAAATGCAGAAAGCCCTCCGCGGCGGCTGCTACACCGCCATCATCTCGCCCGAAGGTGTCCCCCTCTGCGACCCCATCACCCAAGGCGAAGGCATGGCCATTGCCGACCTCGACTTTGCTCTCATCACCAAACGCAAACGCATGATGGACTCCGTCGGCCACTACTCCCGACCCGAACTCCTCTCCCTCAACCTTGATCCCACCGCCCACACCCCTCTCAACACCAACCAAGGCGACCCATACGCCTGCAGCCCAGACCACCACCATCATGACGACGACAGCCAATTCCTTCCAGTCGACGCTCCTCACCCGCAAACAGCTGCTCACGTCTGA
- a CDS encoding MSMEG_0568 family radical SAM protein has product MTTTANSFQSTLLTRKQLLTSELQSLGIRIADETNSANSRRGGAGPSDHKAVSIMGTTLMVPIHTKPAHQSPFTADPPDAVGRSFLYRDGQPEAPLQFPPQPRFYGMSTLDGIPYWKIAQLHSHNVLATTVLQTCIRYGNTSTKCQFCAIGESLKANRTIARKTPEQLAEVARVAQQLDGIEQVILTTGTPIGPDRGASVLVDVAAAIKSATGLAIQAQCEPPADFVWFKRLQDAGVDTLGMHLEAWDESVRAKIMPGKAEVPVSYYLKAFSAAVEVFGRGQVSTYLLAGLGDTVEGLLDASRQLIALGVYPFVVPFVPIGGTQLANHHPPTADFMRAILEPLGNMLSEANMTSDTVKAGCAKCAACSSLSTFEKKTACAA; this is encoded by the coding sequence ATGACGACGACAGCCAATTCCTTCCAGTCGACGCTCCTCACCCGCAAACAGCTGCTCACGTCTGAGCTCCAATCTCTCGGCATCCGCATCGCCGACGAGACCAATTCCGCCAACAGCCGACGCGGCGGTGCCGGTCCCTCCGACCACAAAGCCGTCAGCATCATGGGCACCACCCTCATGGTCCCCATCCATACCAAACCCGCCCATCAATCCCCCTTTACCGCTGATCCACCTGACGCCGTTGGCCGCTCCTTCCTTTACCGCGACGGCCAGCCAGAAGCCCCCCTGCAATTCCCCCCGCAGCCCCGCTTCTACGGCATGTCCACCCTCGACGGCATCCCTTACTGGAAGATCGCCCAGCTCCACTCCCACAACGTCCTCGCCACCACCGTCCTTCAAACCTGCATCCGCTACGGCAACACCAGCACCAAATGCCAGTTCTGCGCCATCGGTGAATCGCTCAAAGCCAACCGCACCATCGCCCGTAAAACCCCCGAACAACTAGCCGAAGTCGCCCGCGTCGCCCAGCAACTTGACGGCATCGAACAGGTCATCCTCACCACCGGCACCCCCATCGGACCCGACCGCGGTGCCTCCGTTCTCGTCGATGTCGCCGCCGCCATCAAGTCCGCCACCGGCCTCGCCATCCAGGCCCAATGCGAGCCCCCCGCCGACTTCGTCTGGTTCAAACGCCTCCAGGACGCCGGAGTCGACACCCTCGGCATGCACCTCGAAGCCTGGGACGAATCCGTCCGCGCCAAAATCATGCCCGGCAAAGCCGAAGTCCCCGTCAGCTACTACCTAAAAGCCTTCTCCGCCGCCGTCGAAGTCTTCGGACGCGGCCAGGTCAGCACCTATCTCCTCGCCGGCCTCGGCGACACCGTCGAAGGTCTCCTCGACGCCTCCCGCCAGCTCATCGCCCTCGGCGTTTATCCCTTCGTCGTCCCCTTCGTCCCCATCGGCGGCACCCAGTTGGCCAATCACCACCCTCCCACCGCCGACTTCATGCGCGCCATCCTCGAGCCCCTCGGAAACATGCTCAGCGAAGCCAACATGACCTCCGACACCGTCAAAGCCGGCTGTGCCAAATGCGCCGCCTGCTCCAGCCTCTCCACCTTCGAGAAGAAAACCGCCTGCGCCGCCTAA
- a CDS encoding MSMEG_0570 family nitrogen starvation response protein — translation MPEVIFTVQLPSGETKRCYSPSSVVHDYFKTGEIMSVTEFTNRSRNALTEASERVRKKFGFSCTSAAAQLDEIEHFTSTQPPNATVRIVDI, via the coding sequence ATGCCCGAAGTCATCTTCACCGTCCAACTACCCAGCGGCGAAACCAAACGCTGTTACTCCCCCTCCAGCGTCGTCCACGACTACTTCAAAACCGGCGAGATCATGTCCGTCACCGAGTTCACCAACCGCAGCCGCAACGCTCTCACCGAAGCCTCCGAACGCGTCCGCAAAAAGTTCGGCTTCTCCTGCACCTCCGCCGCCGCCCAGCTCGACGAAATCGAACACTTCACCAGCACTCAGCCACCCAACGCCACCGTCCGCATCGTCGACATCTAG
- a CDS encoding MSMEG_0569 family flavin-dependent oxidoreductase: MSTTTDLPLPTSHLPPPTFHYPVLIIGGGQAGLSMSYCLKQRGIDHLIFEKNRIGEAWRSQRWDTFCLVTPNWQCDLPGFPYPGSDPNGFMKKDEIVGYLESYANSFQPPVREGVSVSRLNRHPSGKFEVLTSIGEFTADQVVIATGGYQISALPRMAERLPKTLVQMHSSLYKSPDSIPPGEVLVVGSGQSGCQIAEDLHLAGRKVHLAVGGAPRTARRYRGKDVVDWLHDMGYYSKPVHEHPLKERVRAKANHYVTGRDGGRDIDLRRFALEGMQLYGRLKTIEDNVMDFADDLPQNLDNADKVAESIKDTIDKFILTNQVEAPTESRYTPLWQPDPGPRQLDLAHSNITTVIWCMGFSTDYRWIELPLFDGKGYPAHQRGVTTIPGIYFLGLPWQYTWGSGRFSGVKQDALFLADNIEARHTAPPTPVAQKLNELALGNQPVTQAFSLWVSRAFCPCLQ, translated from the coding sequence ATGTCCACAACCACCGATCTCCCACTTCCCACTTCCCACCTCCCACCTCCGACTTTCCACTACCCCGTCCTCATCATCGGCGGTGGCCAGGCCGGCCTCTCCATGAGCTACTGCCTCAAACAACGCGGCATCGACCACCTCATCTTCGAAAAAAACCGCATTGGAGAAGCCTGGCGCTCCCAACGTTGGGACACCTTTTGCCTCGTCACCCCCAACTGGCAATGCGACCTCCCCGGCTTCCCCTATCCCGGCAGCGACCCCAACGGCTTCATGAAAAAAGATGAGATCGTCGGCTACCTCGAATCCTACGCCAACTCCTTCCAACCACCCGTCCGCGAAGGCGTCAGCGTCAGCCGCCTCAACCGCCATCCCTCCGGAAAATTCGAAGTCCTCACCAGCATCGGCGAATTCACCGCCGACCAGGTCGTCATCGCGACCGGCGGTTATCAAATCTCCGCCCTCCCGCGCATGGCCGAGCGCCTCCCCAAAACGCTCGTGCAAATGCACTCCTCCCTCTACAAAAGCCCCGACTCCATCCCCCCCGGCGAAGTCCTCGTGGTCGGTTCTGGACAGTCCGGTTGTCAGATCGCTGAAGACCTCCACCTCGCCGGACGCAAAGTCCATCTCGCCGTCGGCGGCGCCCCCCGCACCGCCCGACGCTACCGCGGCAAAGACGTCGTCGACTGGCTCCACGACATGGGTTACTACAGCAAACCCGTCCACGAACACCCCCTCAAAGAACGCGTCCGCGCCAAGGCCAACCATTACGTTACCGGACGCGACGGCGGACGCGACATCGACCTCCGCCGCTTCGCCCTCGAAGGCATGCAACTCTACGGCCGCCTCAAAACCATCGAAGACAACGTGATGGACTTCGCCGACGACCTCCCTCAAAATCTCGACAACGCCGACAAAGTCGCTGAAAGCATCAAGGACACCATCGACAAATTCATCCTCACCAACCAAGTCGAAGCCCCCACCGAATCCCGCTACACCCCCCTCTGGCAACCCGACCCCGGCCCCCGCCAGCTCGACCTCGCCCACTCCAACATCACCACCGTCATCTGGTGCATGGGTTTCAGCACCGACTACCGCTGGATCGAACTCCCTCTCTTCGACGGCAAAGGTTACCCCGCCCATCAACGCGGCGTCACGACCATCCCCGGCATCTATTTCCTCGGACTCCCCTGGCAATACACCTGGGGTTCCGGCCGTTTCTCCGGCGTCAAACAAGACGCCCTCTTTCTTGCCGACAACATCGAAGCCCGTCACACCGCCCCTCCCACCCCCGTCGCCCAAAAACTTAACGAACTCGCTTTAGGAAACCAACCCGTGACACAGGCTTTCAGCCTGTGGGTGTCACGGGCATTCTGCCCGTGCCTTCAGTGA
- a CDS encoding MSMEG_0567/Sll0786 family nitrogen starvation N-acetyltransferase, which translates to MLFDPYPTYQPRDFIFKIATTEDEMRGYWNLRREVFCEEQHVFENDDRDAIDDHSIPLICATLVAGMVDEVVGLVRIDEREPRLWYGSRLCVKQSFRRLTQLSPGVSIRNHQPVYKGFGALGAGLIYKAVSTANAIGCDRFLANVQEQNEKFFHRLHWQPLGETQFHGLRHIHMQADLAHYPPAEMVA; encoded by the coding sequence ATGCTCTTCGATCCCTACCCCACCTACCAACCCCGCGATTTCATCTTCAAGATCGCCACCACGGAAGACGAGATGCGCGGCTACTGGAACCTCCGACGCGAAGTCTTTTGCGAAGAACAACACGTCTTCGAAAACGACGATCGCGATGCTATCGACGACCATTCCATCCCCCTCATCTGCGCCACCCTGGTCGCCGGCATGGTCGATGAAGTCGTCGGTCTCGTCCGCATCGACGAACGCGAACCCCGCCTCTGGTATGGCAGCCGCCTTTGCGTCAAACAATCCTTCCGTCGCCTCACCCAGCTTAGCCCCGGCGTCAGCATTCGCAACCACCAACCCGTCTACAAAGGCTTCGGTGCCTTGGGTGCCGGGCTGATCTACAAAGCCGTCTCCACCGCCAACGCCATCGGCTGCGACCGCTTTCTCGCCAACGTGCAGGAGCAAAACGAAAAATTCTTCCACCGCCTCCATTGGCAACCCTTGGGCGAAACCCAATTCCACGGCCTCCGCCACATCCACATGCAAGCCGACCTAGCCCACTATCCCCCGGCCGAGATGGTGGCTTGA
- a CDS encoding STAS domain-containing protein, translating into MQVLHEEQGLVDVFRISGRLDYTAVAADFDDLLRAPWTKDPLRRFPVLELSGVTMMSSQALRSVLSLAKDLKGQHGRVFVTQPSGAAREALKVSGFLELRIFELHEQLPDAVAAAGASAASAAPLPSVDLDPFKMPEPAPEPPPPPSGLQKVLSAPKAVWNIWQAAAGVIQRILDGGKK; encoded by the coding sequence ATGCAAGTGTTGCACGAAGAACAAGGACTGGTGGATGTGTTTCGCATCTCCGGAAGGCTGGATTACACGGCGGTGGCGGCGGATTTTGATGATCTGTTGCGGGCGCCATGGACAAAAGATCCATTGCGGCGATTTCCGGTGCTGGAGTTGAGCGGGGTGACGATGATGAGCAGTCAGGCGTTGCGCAGTGTGCTGTCGCTGGCGAAGGATTTAAAGGGGCAGCATGGCCGGGTGTTTGTGACGCAGCCAAGTGGAGCTGCACGAGAGGCATTGAAGGTGAGTGGATTTTTGGAGCTGCGGATTTTTGAGCTTCACGAGCAGTTGCCGGATGCGGTCGCGGCGGCGGGTGCGTCAGCGGCGAGTGCTGCGCCGTTGCCCAGTGTCGATCTCGATCCTTTCAAGATGCCGGAGCCTGCGCCAGAACCTCCCCCGCCTCCGAGCGGATTGCAGAAGGTGTTGTCAGCGCCGAAAGCCGTGTGGAATATTTGGCAGGCGGCAGCTGGGGTGATTCAGCGGATTTTGGATGGTGGGAAGAAGTAG
- a CDS encoding ATP-binding protein translates to MNESFSWRILRVGSLRECLDAWQSSNLCQLLDDRMRTAVEITIDELGSNFLRYSGAKSKEMLLTVTFDGAVLTMKFDDDGELFDPTMVPEPPKGNIGLLPVGGRGIHMARRSMDSWEYQEVDKRNLNVLVKKVAVEVEPEPEQQPVILSTPEPAHEPEAIISPMSGALPPPLPPEAFDEEDRPGAA, encoded by the coding sequence ATGAACGAGTCTTTTTCCTGGAGAATTTTGCGGGTGGGGTCGCTGCGCGAGTGTTTGGATGCGTGGCAGTCGAGCAATCTTTGCCAGTTGCTGGATGACCGGATGCGCACGGCGGTGGAGATCACGATTGATGAGCTGGGGTCCAATTTTCTGCGTTACAGCGGGGCGAAGTCGAAGGAGATGCTGCTGACGGTGACTTTTGATGGGGCGGTTTTGACGATGAAGTTCGATGATGACGGCGAGCTGTTTGATCCGACCATGGTGCCGGAACCGCCGAAGGGGAACATCGGCTTGCTGCCGGTGGGAGGTCGGGGGATTCACATGGCGCGTCGCAGCATGGATTCCTGGGAGTATCAGGAGGTGGATAAACGCAATTTGAATGTGCTGGTCAAGAAGGTGGCGGTAGAGGTTGAGCCAGAGCCTGAGCAGCAACCGGTCATTTTGTCGACGCCTGAGCCTGCGCACGAACCCGAGGCGATCATTTCTCCGATGAGCGGGGCTCTGCCGCCGCCGTTGCCGCCGGAGGCTTTTGATGAGGAGGATCGACCCGGAGCGGCATAA